One stretch of Streptomyces peucetius DNA includes these proteins:
- a CDS encoding pyridoxamine 5'-phosphate oxidase family protein, which yields MTTSTWAAFRAAEPAFAESVQSRFERYRHHVLATLRKDGSPRLTGLEVNFSAGELWLGMMPGSFKARDLVRDPRFALHTNPGADDSMDGGDVRISGRAYEVAEPAEKARFVEDAQPPEPFHLFRVELDEVVRTSVEGDELVVRSWNPEGPVRTRRRR from the coding sequence ATGACGACTTCCACATGGGCCGCCTTCCGGGCGGCCGAGCCCGCGTTCGCCGAATCCGTCCAGAGCCGCTTCGAGCGGTACCGGCATCACGTCCTGGCCACCCTCCGCAAGGACGGTTCTCCGCGTCTGACCGGACTGGAGGTGAACTTCAGCGCCGGTGAGCTGTGGCTCGGCATGATGCCGGGGTCGTTCAAGGCCAGGGACCTCGTGCGCGACCCGCGGTTCGCCCTGCACACGAACCCGGGCGCCGACGACTCGATGGACGGCGGGGACGTACGGATCTCCGGCCGGGCGTACGAGGTCGCCGAGCCGGCGGAGAAGGCCCGCTTCGTCGAGGATGCGCAGCCGCCGGAGCCGTTCCATCTGTTCCGCGTCGAGCTCGACGAGGTCGTCAGGACATCGGTCGAGGGCGACGAGTTGGTCGTACGGTCCTGGAACCCGGAAGGCCCGGTCCGTACCCGGCGGCGCCGGTGA
- a CDS encoding S1 family peptidase: MKLLSTLKRCLAAGVVILAAVSLQPTTASAATPPVVGGTRAAQGEFPFMVRLSMGCGGSLYAKDIVLTAAHCVSGSGNNTGITATAGVVDLRSSSAIKVRSTKVLQAPGYNGTGKDWALIKLERPIDLPTLNIADTTAYNNGTFTVAGWGAAREGGAQQRYLLKAQVPFVSDATCGQAYDDLVAGEEICAGYNEGGVDTCQGDSGGPMFRRDNAGAWIQVGIVSWGYGCARAGYPGVYTEVSTFASAIRSAAANL, from the coding sequence TTGAAGCTTCTGAGCACGCTCAAACGATGTCTCGCCGCCGGCGTCGTCATCCTCGCCGCCGTCAGCCTCCAGCCCACCACCGCCTCCGCCGCCACCCCGCCCGTCGTCGGCGGCACCCGAGCCGCGCAGGGCGAGTTCCCGTTCATGGTCCGGCTCTCCATGGGCTGCGGCGGCTCCCTCTACGCCAAGGACATCGTGCTCACCGCCGCCCACTGCGTCAGCGGCTCCGGCAACAACACCGGCATCACCGCCACCGCCGGCGTCGTCGACCTCCGCAGCTCCAGCGCCATCAAGGTCCGCTCCACCAAGGTCCTGCAGGCGCCCGGCTACAACGGCACCGGCAAGGACTGGGCCCTGATCAAGCTCGAACGGCCCATCGACCTGCCCACCCTGAACATCGCCGACACCACGGCCTACAACAACGGCACCTTCACCGTCGCCGGCTGGGGCGCGGCCCGCGAGGGCGGCGCACAGCAGCGCTACCTCCTCAAGGCCCAGGTCCCGTTCGTCTCCGACGCCACCTGCGGGCAGGCGTACGACGATCTCGTCGCCGGCGAGGAGATCTGCGCCGGCTACAACGAGGGCGGCGTCGACACCTGCCAGGGCGACTCCGGCGGCCCCATGTTCCGCAGGGACAACGCCGGCGCCTGGATCCAGGTCGGCATCGTCAGCTGGGGCTACGGCTGCGCCCGGGCCGGCTACCCCGGCGTCTACACCGAGGTGTCCACCTTCGCCTCCGCGATCAGGTCCGCCGCCGCGAACCTGTAG
- a CDS encoding HEAT repeat domain-containing protein, translating to MTLDLEEELRAGLIAFDPGAETVSRHVEEDGGTTIVVEVLRDGVPAAGNERQTGHGAVATILEERLGIRTPYRSLEERALSHGRPERDEWIEAVTALWRRGDEETFQAAAAGCASGEPLRQAFAVDVLGRLGFTAKTRGQVVQPFAARALPLLRELSREATDPELLQAAVLGLGHHGDPAALPEILRHAGHPDAGVRHRVALALCGLVPGDHTEGVRTLIALTRDSEPAVRDWATTALAGVDADTPEIREALAARVSDHDAETVAEAARGLAMRQDPRAEQVLARLLADEDPEGYAHDTAANAVRHLRDERLRRRLDGTLPRRP from the coding sequence ATGACGCTCGACCTGGAGGAGGAGCTGCGTGCGGGGCTGATCGCCTTCGACCCGGGGGCCGAGACGGTGTCGCGGCACGTCGAGGAGGACGGCGGGACGACCATCGTCGTCGAGGTCCTGCGCGACGGCGTCCCGGCGGCCGGCAACGAACGGCAGACCGGCCACGGCGCCGTCGCCACGATCCTCGAGGAGCGGCTCGGTATCCGCACGCCCTACCGGAGCCTCGAGGAGCGCGCCCTGAGCCACGGCAGACCGGAACGTGACGAGTGGATCGAGGCGGTGACCGCGCTGTGGCGGCGGGGTGACGAGGAGACCTTCCAGGCGGCGGCCGCCGGATGCGCGAGCGGCGAGCCCCTGCGCCAGGCCTTCGCCGTGGACGTCCTGGGCCGCCTCGGCTTCACGGCCAAGACCCGTGGGCAGGTCGTCCAGCCGTTCGCCGCGCGGGCACTGCCGCTGCTGCGGGAGCTGTCCCGGGAGGCCACGGACCCCGAACTGCTCCAGGCGGCCGTCCTCGGCCTCGGACACCACGGCGATCCGGCCGCGCTCCCCGAGATCCTGCGGCACGCCGGTCATCCGGACGCCGGAGTGCGCCACCGGGTGGCGCTGGCCCTGTGCGGGCTGGTGCCCGGCGACCACACGGAAGGGGTCCGGACCCTGATCGCGCTGACCCGGGACAGCGAACCCGCGGTCCGGGACTGGGCGACCACGGCACTGGCCGGGGTGGACGCCGACACCCCCGAGATCCGGGAGGCGCTCGCGGCGCGTGTGAGCGACCACGATGCGGAGACGGTGGCGGAGGCCGCCAGGGGCCTGGCGATGCGGCAGGACCCGCGCGCGGAACAGGTCCTCGCGCGGCTGCTCGCCGACGAGGACCCGGAGGGCTACGCGCACGACACGGCGGCGAACGCGGTACGGCACCTCAGGGACGAACGGCTGCGGAGGCGGCTCGACGGCACGCTTCCGCGGCGGCCCTGA
- a CDS encoding chorismate mutase, whose protein sequence is MTTRDIDDNVRAELDRLRESIDNIDAAVVHMLAERFKCTQQVGHLKAEHQLPPADPAREARQIARLRHLAESAKLDPAFAEKLLNFIIAEVIRHHEQIADQPTPGDPRRPGDPAVR, encoded by the coding sequence ATGACCACGAGGGACATCGACGACAACGTCCGCGCCGAGCTCGACCGCCTGCGCGAGAGCATCGACAACATCGACGCGGCCGTCGTCCACATGCTCGCCGAGCGTTTCAAGTGCACCCAGCAGGTCGGCCACCTCAAGGCGGAACACCAGCTGCCGCCCGCCGACCCCGCCCGCGAAGCCCGCCAGATCGCACGGCTGCGGCACCTCGCGGAGAGCGCGAAACTCGACCCGGCGTTCGCGGAGAAACTGCTGAACTTCATCATCGCCGAGGTGATCCGCCACCACGAGCAGATCGCCGACCAGCCCACCCCCGGTGATCCGCGCCGCCCCGGCGATCCCGCTGTGCGCTGA
- a CDS encoding glutamate synthase subunit beta, whose protein sequence is MADPKGFLTTGREVAETRPVEERVKDWNEVYVPGSLLPIISKQAGRCMDCGIPFCHDGCPLGNLIPEWNDYAYREDWAAASERLHATNNFPEFTGRLCPAPCEAACVLGINQPAVTIKNVEVSIIDKAWDTGDVTPQPPERLSGKTVAVIGSGPAGLAAAQQLTRAGHTVVVYERADRIGGLLRYGIPEFKMEKVHINRRIEQMRAEGTKFRTEVEIGRDMPADALRRRYDAVVVAAGATVSRDLPVPGRELNGIHFAMEYLPLANKVQEGDFVAPPITAAGKHVVVIGGGDTGADCVGTAHRQGAASVTQLEIMPRPGEERNANQPWPTFPMLYKVTSAHEEGGERVYSVSTTHFEGDEDGNVQALHLVEVAFEDGKLVQKPGTERRIPAQLVTLAMGFTGIDRSNGLVEQFGLDLDERGNVARDADFATNVDGVFVAGDAGRGQSLIVWAIAEGRSAARGVDRYLTGASALPAPIRPTDRALTV, encoded by the coding sequence ATGGCTGACCCCAAGGGCTTCCTGACCACCGGGCGCGAGGTCGCCGAGACCCGCCCCGTCGAAGAGCGCGTCAAGGACTGGAACGAGGTCTACGTTCCCGGCTCCCTGCTGCCGATCATCAGCAAGCAGGCCGGCCGCTGCATGGACTGCGGCATCCCGTTCTGCCACGACGGCTGCCCGCTCGGGAACCTGATCCCCGAGTGGAACGACTACGCCTACCGTGAGGACTGGGCCGCCGCCTCCGAGCGGCTGCACGCCACGAACAACTTCCCGGAGTTCACCGGCCGTCTGTGCCCCGCTCCGTGCGAGGCCGCGTGCGTGCTCGGCATCAACCAGCCGGCCGTCACCATCAAGAACGTCGAAGTCTCCATCATCGACAAGGCGTGGGACACCGGCGACGTCACCCCGCAGCCGCCGGAGCGCCTCTCCGGCAAGACCGTCGCCGTCATCGGCTCCGGCCCGGCCGGTCTCGCCGCCGCCCAGCAGCTCACCCGGGCCGGTCACACCGTCGTCGTGTACGAGCGCGCCGACCGCATCGGCGGACTGCTCCGGTACGGCATCCCCGAGTTCAAGATGGAGAAGGTGCACATCAACCGGCGCATCGAGCAGATGCGCGCGGAAGGCACCAAGTTCCGCACCGAGGTCGAGATCGGCCGCGACATGCCGGCCGACGCACTGCGTCGCCGTTACGACGCGGTCGTCGTCGCCGCCGGCGCCACGGTCTCCCGCGACCTGCCCGTCCCGGGCCGCGAGCTGAACGGCATCCACTTCGCCATGGAGTACCTGCCGCTCGCCAACAAGGTGCAGGAAGGCGACTTCGTCGCCCCGCCGATCACCGCCGCGGGCAAGCACGTCGTCGTCATCGGCGGCGGCGACACCGGCGCGGACTGCGTCGGCACCGCGCACCGGCAGGGCGCGGCGTCCGTCACCCAGCTCGAGATCATGCCGCGGCCGGGTGAGGAGCGGAACGCCAACCAGCCGTGGCCGACGTTCCCCATGCTGTACAAGGTCACCTCCGCGCACGAGGAGGGTGGCGAGCGGGTCTACTCCGTCTCCACCACCCACTTCGAGGGCGACGAGGACGGCAACGTCCAGGCCCTGCACCTGGTCGAGGTCGCCTTCGAGGACGGCAAGCTGGTCCAGAAGCCGGGCACGGAGCGGCGTATTCCGGCGCAGCTGGTCACCCTGGCGATGGGCTTCACCGGTATCGACCGCTCCAACGGCCTGGTCGAGCAGTTCGGCCTCGACCTCGACGAGCGGGGCAACGTCGCGCGTGACGCGGACTTCGCGACGAACGTCGACGGCGTCTTCGTCGCCGGTGACGCGGGCCGCGGCCAGTCGCTGATCGTGTGGGCGATCGCCGAGGGCCGCTCGGCGGCGCGGGGCGTCGACCGCTACCTGACGGGCGCGAGCGCCCTGCCGGCACCGATCCGGCCGACGGACCGGGCGCTGACGGTCTGA
- a CDS encoding glycoside hydrolase family 35 protein: MADFTVGENDFLLDGRPVRLLSGALHYFRVHEGQWGHRLAMLRAMGLNCVETYVPWNLHEPEPGRYVDDAALGRFLDAVHAAGMWALVRPGPYICAEWENGGLPYWLTHRAGRRVRTEDPEYLGHVERWFTRLLPQVVEREITRGGPVVMVQVENEYGSYGCDGEYLRQLVELLRGCGVGVPLFTSDGPEDHMLTGGSVPDVLATVNFGSGAREAFDVLRRHRPSGPLMCMEFWCGWFEHWGAEPTRRDAGEAAEALREILEAGASVNVYMAHGGTSFGGWAGANRGGVLHDGVLEPTVTSYDYDAPVDEWGRPTEKFWRFREVLAEYQEGPLPEPPPEPAVLSAPVEVELGEWAPPQAVLELLGGKECEAPMPSTFEELGVERGLVRYRVEVPGPRVPYPLTVTGLHDRAVVAVDGVRAGVLEGGTSALDVPVAGPASVELWVESLGRVNYGPRTGERKGITGGVLHERQFLHRVRARGLRLEAFEEPGALAGMEWRAPLPGAAGLYRGAFEVAAPADAGLELPGWTRGFVWVNGFNLGRYWSAGPVRPLYVPGPVLRAGGNEVWVLELEGAAAGCAVRLR; encoded by the coding sequence GTGGCTGACTTCACCGTGGGTGAGAACGATTTTCTGCTGGACGGGCGTCCGGTGCGACTCCTGTCGGGTGCTTTGCACTATTTCCGGGTGCACGAGGGGCAGTGGGGGCACCGGCTGGCGATGCTGCGGGCGATGGGGCTCAACTGTGTGGAGACGTACGTCCCGTGGAATCTCCACGAGCCGGAGCCGGGCCGGTATGTGGACGACGCGGCGCTGGGGCGGTTCCTGGACGCGGTGCACGCGGCGGGGATGTGGGCCCTCGTGCGGCCGGGTCCGTACATCTGCGCCGAGTGGGAGAACGGCGGGCTTCCGTACTGGCTGACCCACCGGGCCGGGCGGCGGGTCCGGACGGAGGATCCGGAGTATCTGGGGCATGTGGAGCGCTGGTTCACCAGGTTGCTGCCGCAGGTCGTGGAGCGTGAGATCACCCGCGGCGGTCCGGTGGTGATGGTGCAGGTGGAGAACGAGTACGGCAGCTACGGCTGTGACGGCGAGTATCTGCGGCAGTTGGTGGAGCTGCTGAGGGGCTGCGGTGTGGGTGTGCCGCTGTTCACCTCCGACGGGCCGGAGGACCACATGCTGACCGGTGGTTCGGTGCCGGATGTGCTGGCCACGGTGAACTTCGGCTCGGGCGCGCGGGAGGCGTTCGACGTGCTGCGCCGTCACCGGCCGTCGGGGCCGCTGATGTGTATGGAGTTCTGGTGCGGCTGGTTCGAGCACTGGGGTGCGGAGCCGACGCGGCGCGACGCCGGGGAGGCGGCGGAGGCGCTGCGGGAGATCCTCGAGGCGGGGGCGTCGGTGAATGTGTACATGGCGCACGGGGGGACGAGTTTCGGCGGCTGGGCCGGCGCGAACCGTGGGGGCGTGCTGCACGACGGTGTGCTGGAGCCGACGGTGACGTCGTACGACTACGACGCGCCGGTGGACGAGTGGGGCCGGCCGACGGAGAAGTTCTGGCGGTTCCGTGAGGTGCTGGCCGAGTATCAGGAGGGGCCGCTGCCGGAGCCGCCGCCGGAGCCGGCGGTGCTGTCGGCGCCGGTGGAGGTGGAGCTCGGCGAGTGGGCGCCGCCGCAGGCGGTGCTGGAGCTGCTCGGCGGCAAGGAGTGCGAGGCTCCGATGCCGTCGACGTTCGAGGAGCTGGGTGTCGAGCGGGGTCTGGTCCGCTACCGGGTGGAGGTTCCCGGGCCCCGCGTGCCCTATCCGCTGACGGTGACCGGGCTGCACGACCGGGCGGTGGTGGCGGTCGACGGGGTGCGGGCGGGGGTGCTGGAGGGCGGTACGTCGGCGCTGGACGTGCCGGTCGCGGGGCCGGCGTCGGTGGAGCTGTGGGTGGAGTCGCTGGGGCGGGTCAACTACGGGCCGCGGACGGGTGAGCGGAAGGGCATCACGGGCGGGGTGCTGCATGAGCGGCAGTTCCTGCACCGGGTGCGGGCGCGGGGCCTGCGGCTGGAGGCGTTCGAGGAGCCGGGGGCGCTGGCGGGGATGGAGTGGCGCGCTCCGCTGCCGGGGGCGGCGGGTCTGTACCGGGGGGCGTTCGAGGTGGCGGCCCCGGCCGACGCGGGGCTGGAGCTGCCGGGCTGGACGCGGGGGTTCGTGTGGGTGAACGGCTTCAATCTGGGCCGCTACTGGTCGGCCGGGCCGGTCCGGCCGCTGTATGTGCCGGGGCCGGTGCTGCGGGCGGGCGGCAACGAGGTGTGGGTGCTGGAGCTGGAGGGTGCCGCTGCGGGGTGCGCGGTGCGGTTGCGGTGA
- a CDS encoding DEAD/DEAH box helicase has product MNRSERPDRSAARSRNSGGNRPGAGNRHGSGRKSGSGKAGTRSVAAPQEFTLPETVTPALPAVAAFDELDMPAALLKTLAAQGVTEPFPIQAATLPNSLAGRDILGRGRTGSGKTLAFGLALLARTAGRRAAARTPLALVLVPTRELAQQVTDALAPYATSLQLRLATVVGGMSITKQAGTLRRGAEVLVATPGRLKDLIERGDCALDAVAITVLDEADQMADMGFMPQVTALLKQVEPDGQRMLFSATLDANIDRLVRMFLTDPVVHSVDPSAGAVTTMEHHVLHVLDETDKKAVATRIAARDGRVILFVDTKRTADRFAKRLLASGVRAAALHGGRSQPQRNRTLDQFKNGQVTALVATNVAARGIHVDDLDLVVNVDPPVDHKDYLHRGGRTARAGESGSVVTLVLPEQRREMTRLMSNAGISPRTARVKSGDEELSRLTGAREPSGVAVTIEVPQPAVAPAAKSGASPSRRRRPARRRTEGTAEAPSRSSARGASGDAQSRPSRRTAAQGETAGGGVRRGRGGGRSRGAGRGASN; this is encoded by the coding sequence ATGAACCGCTCCGAACGACCGGACCGATCCGCCGCCAGAAGCCGCAACAGCGGTGGTAATCGGCCCGGTGCCGGAAACCGACACGGCTCGGGCAGGAAATCCGGCTCCGGAAAGGCGGGCACCCGCAGCGTGGCGGCCCCGCAGGAATTCACCCTGCCGGAGACCGTCACCCCCGCGCTGCCCGCCGTCGCGGCGTTCGACGAGCTGGACATGCCCGCCGCCCTGCTGAAGACCCTCGCGGCCCAGGGCGTCACCGAGCCCTTCCCCATCCAGGCCGCCACCCTCCCCAACTCCCTCGCCGGCCGGGACATCCTCGGCCGCGGCCGCACCGGCTCGGGCAAGACGCTCGCCTTCGGGCTCGCGCTCCTCGCCCGTACCGCCGGACGCCGGGCCGCCGCGCGGACGCCCCTGGCGCTCGTGCTCGTACCGACCCGGGAACTCGCGCAGCAGGTCACCGACGCCCTCGCCCCCTACGCGACGTCGCTGCAGCTGCGGCTCGCGACCGTCGTCGGCGGCATGTCGATCACCAAGCAGGCCGGTACGCTGCGGCGCGGGGCCGAGGTGCTCGTGGCCACGCCCGGACGGCTCAAGGACCTCATAGAGCGCGGCGACTGCGCCCTCGACGCCGTCGCGATCACGGTGCTGGACGAGGCCGACCAGATGGCCGACATGGGCTTCATGCCGCAGGTCACCGCGCTGCTGAAGCAGGTCGAGCCGGACGGGCAGCGGATGCTCTTCTCCGCCACCCTCGACGCGAACATCGACCGGCTGGTGCGGATGTTCCTCACGGACCCGGTCGTGCACTCGGTCGACCCGTCCGCGGGCGCCGTCACCACGATGGAGCACCACGTGCTGCACGTGCTGGACGAGACCGACAAGAAGGCCGTCGCCACGCGCATCGCCGCCCGTGACGGCCGGGTGATCCTCTTCGTGGACACCAAGCGCACCGCCGACCGGTTCGCGAAGCGGCTGCTGGCAAGCGGTGTACGGGCGGCCGCCCTGCACGGCGGCCGGTCGCAGCCGCAGCGGAACCGGACTCTGGACCAGTTCAAGAACGGGCAGGTCACCGCGCTGGTCGCGACGAACGTCGCGGCGCGCGGCATCCACGTCGACGACCTGGACCTGGTCGTCAACGTCGACCCGCCCGTCGACCACAAGGACTACCTGCACCGCGGCGGCCGCACCGCGCGCGCGGGCGAGTCCGGCAGCGTCGTGACGCTGGTCCTGCCCGAGCAGCGCCGCGAGATGACGCGTCTCATGTCGAACGCCGGCATCAGCCCGCGCACGGCGCGCGTCAAGTCCGGCGACGAGGAACTCAGCCGGCTGACCGGCGCGCGTGAGCCGTCGGGCGTGGCGGTGACGATAGAGGTCCCGCAGCCGGCCGTCGCGCCCGCCGCGAAGAGCGGCGCGTCGCCGTCACGGCGCCGCAGGCCGGCCCGCCGGCGGACCGAGGGCACGGCGGAGGCGCCGTCCCGCTCCTCGGCGCGAGGCGCGTCGGGGGACGCTCAGTCCCGGCCCTCGCGCCGAACCGCCGCGCAGGGCGAGACGGCGGGTGGTGGTGTGCGCCGTGGCCGCGGCGGCGGCCGGAGCCGCGGGGCCGGGCGGGGCGCGTCGAACTGA
- a CDS encoding cold-shock protein yields the protein MATGTVKWFNSEKGFGFIEQDGGGADVFAHYSNIATSGFRELQEGQKVTFDVTQGQKGPQAENILPA from the coding sequence ATGGCTACTGGAACCGTGAAGTGGTTCAACTCGGAAAAGGGCTTCGGCTTCATCGAGCAGGACGGCGGCGGCGCCGACGTCTTCGCCCACTACTCCAACATTGCCACCTCGGGCTTCCGCGAGCTCCAGGAAGGCCAGAAGGTGACGTTCGACGTCACGCAGGGCCAGAAGGGCCCGCAGGCGGAGAACATCCTCCCGGCCTGA
- a CDS encoding helix-turn-helix domain-containing protein, translated as MYHTWMRYFTPSPVHHRLGLVCLGVGLQHGTLPTVGPRTLDHHVAVVISAGSGWYRAADGRRTTVTAPALIRLTPGVPHHYGPDPATGWDESFVDFTGPATTTYTELGYLEPDRPVVPLSDATGARAAISRIARAARRDNPLLEVETGAAVHELLVALRRARADLGPDGDPVLTALARDAFQPLSVAEHAARHGMTPAELRTAVRRAAACSPKDYLLGIRLGRAKELLAGSDLPVAAVARRVGYEDPAYFSRLFTRRVGLAPIRFREQQSRTVPGGWSTRVPDPEHPPTLRPTST; from the coding sequence ATGTACCACACCTGGATGCGCTATTTCACCCCGAGCCCCGTGCACCACCGGCTCGGCCTGGTGTGCCTCGGCGTCGGCCTCCAGCACGGCACCCTCCCCACCGTCGGACCCCGCACCCTCGACCACCACGTCGCCGTCGTCATCAGCGCCGGCAGCGGCTGGTACCGCGCCGCCGACGGGCGGCGCACCACCGTCACCGCACCCGCCCTGATCCGGCTCACCCCCGGCGTCCCCCACCACTACGGACCCGACCCCGCCACGGGCTGGGACGAAAGCTTCGTCGACTTCACCGGCCCCGCCACCACCACCTACACCGAACTCGGCTACCTCGAACCCGACCGGCCCGTCGTCCCCCTCTCCGACGCCACCGGCGCCCGCGCCGCCATCAGCCGCATCGCCCGCGCAGCCCGCCGCGACAACCCCCTCCTCGAGGTCGAGACCGGCGCCGCCGTCCACGAACTCCTCGTCGCACTGCGCCGCGCCCGCGCCGACCTCGGACCCGACGGAGACCCCGTCCTCACCGCACTGGCCCGCGACGCCTTCCAGCCGCTGTCCGTCGCCGAACACGCCGCCCGGCACGGCATGACACCCGCGGAACTGCGCACCGCCGTACGCCGCGCCGCCGCCTGCAGCCCCAAGGACTACCTCCTCGGCATCCGCCTGGGCCGGGCCAAGGAACTGCTCGCCGGCAGCGACCTGCCCGTCGCCGCCGTCGCACGCCGCGTCGGATACGAGGACCCCGCGTACTTCTCCCGCCTGTTCACCCGCCGCGTCGGCCTCGCCCCCATCCGCTTCAGAGAACAGCAGAGCAGGACCGTCCCCGGCGGCTGGAGCACCCGCGTCCCGGACCCTGAACACCCCCCGACCCTCCGCCCCACCTCGACGTAA
- a CDS encoding vWA domain-containing protein, whose amino-acid sequence MPVSLEKLEQSAPALVSLYKTAGISLQKHGLHGQRAAVYLVVDYSGSMKEYYKDGNVQALADRVLGLSANLDDDGTVPVVFFSTDVDAVTDIALENHHGRIDEIVSGLGHMGKTSYHLAMDAVIDHYLDSGATAPALVVFQTDGGPINKLAAERYLCKAARLPLFWQFVGFGNKRSSQFDFLRRLDDLPVPAKRPVDNTGYFHAGLDPRQVPDAELYDRLVGEFPQWLAAARAQGIVT is encoded by the coding sequence ATGCCCGTCAGCCTCGAGAAGCTCGAGCAGAGCGCCCCCGCGCTCGTCAGCCTCTACAAGACCGCCGGCATCTCGCTCCAGAAGCACGGACTGCACGGGCAACGCGCCGCTGTCTATCTCGTGGTCGACTACTCCGGGTCGATGAAGGAGTACTACAAGGACGGCAACGTCCAGGCCCTCGCCGACCGTGTCCTCGGACTCTCGGCCAACCTCGACGACGACGGCACCGTGCCCGTCGTGTTCTTCTCGACCGACGTCGACGCCGTCACCGACATCGCGCTGGAGAACCACCACGGCCGGATCGACGAGATCGTCTCCGGCCTCGGGCACATGGGGAAGACCAGCTACCACCTCGCGATGGACGCCGTCATCGACCACTACCTGGACAGCGGCGCCACCGCGCCCGCGCTCGTCGTCTTCCAGACCGACGGCGGGCCGATCAACAAGCTTGCCGCGGAGCGTTACCTCTGCAAGGCGGCCAGGCTCCCGCTCTTCTGGCAGTTCGTCGGCTTCGGCAACAAGCGCAGCTCGCAGTTCGACTTCCTGCGCAGACTCGACGACCTCCCCGTCCCCGCCAAGCGCCCCGTCGACAACACGGGCTACTTCCACGCCGGCCTCGACCCGCGGCAGGTCCCGGACGCGGAACTGTACGACCGGCTGGTCGGCGAGTTCCCGCAGTGGCTGGCGGCGGCCCGCGCCCAGGGCATCGTCACCTGA